From the Amblyraja radiata isolate CabotCenter1 chromosome 12, sAmbRad1.1.pri, whole genome shotgun sequence genome, one window contains:
- the LOC116979252 gene encoding protein FAM162A-like, protein MQRAVSLSLSVSQRLLAAAARTPTRSLHSAAAARRPAGDLDTPARGSPAPAARDESSPYRLQGRIPTDYDRKVLLWVGRFKTDQDIPEIVSIEMLHAARNKIRVQICYLMIALSVGACVVTVVSGKKAFKQRDNLTKLNLDKKAKLKEQYMLEQGIAADKTQ, encoded by the exons ATGCAGCgagctgtgtctctgtctctctccgtgtCCCAGCGCCTGTTGGCCGCCGCCGCCCGGACCCCGACCCGGAGCCTCCACTCAGCCGCCGCCGCTCGCCGGCCGGCCGGGGACCTCGACACCCCCGCCCGGGGCAGCCCAG CCCCCGCGGCCCGGGACG AATCCTCACCCTACAGGCTACAGGGACGGATACCCACAGACTACGACAGAAAGGTTCTGCTATGGGTGGGACGGTTCAAGACGGACCAGGATATACCAGAAATAGTCTC CATCGAGATGCTTCACGCAGCAAGGAACAAGATAAGGGTACAGATCTGCTACCTGATGATCGCCCTGAGTGTGGGGGCCTGTGTGGTGACGGTGGTTTCGGGCAAGAAG GCTTTTAAACAACGTGACAACCTCACCAAGTTGAACCTGGATAAGAAGGCCAAGCTGAAGGAGCAGTACATGCTGGAGCAGGGGATTGCGGCTGACAAGACTCAGTAA